TCCGAGGGTGTCGCCGTGGTAGGCGCCCTGCAGGGACAGGAATCGGGGTCGGCGATGGCCGCGGGTGCGCCGGGCGAATTCCCAGGCCTGCTTGAGTGCGACTTCGAGGGCGGTGGAGCCGTCGTCGGAGTAGAACACCCGTTCGAGGATGGGATTTGGGACGGGGGCGGCGGGGGATCGGAGCCGGGCGGGGTTGGCGACACGGACCAATTCCGCGGCGAGGAGGGAGGCGGGTTCGTTGGCGAGTCCGAGGGCAGAGCAATGGGCGATACGGGCGAGTTGACGGCGGAGGGCGCGGTCGAGGGCGGGGTGGCGATGCCCGTGGAGGTTGGTCCAGATCGAGGCGTTGGCGTCGAGGTAGGTGCGGCCGTGGGCGTCGCGAAGGGTGGCGCCGCGGCCGGAAACAATGACCAGGGGTTCCTCGCTGAGCCAGTCCCGCATCTGGGTGAACGGGTGCCAGACATGCTTCAAGTCGAGCTGGGCAAGGGGATGCATGGGAGCGGGGGATTATCGCGGCCGGATTCCGGTGCGATCGAGGGCGCGACGGAGGGCGGCCAGCAGGGTGGCGACCTCCTCCGGGCCGTGCAGGGCGCCGGCGGTTAGGCGCAGGCGCGCCTGTCCGCGGGCCACGGTGGGGTAGCGGATGGCGGGAACAAGGCAGCCTTCCTCGCGCAGAGCCCGGGAGAGTCGGACTGCCCCGGCTTCGTCGCCTACGGTCAACGGGAGGATGGGGGTACGGGGCGGCGGGAGGGTCCAACCGTCGGCCGCCAGCCCGGCGTGGAGGGCGTCGATGCAGCGGGTCAGGCAGGCGGCCAGGCGGGGGCCTTCCGTGGAAGCGACAATCTCCAGAGCGGCGGTGGCGGCGGCGGCGGCGGCGGGAGGTGGGGCGGTGGAGAAGAGCAGGCTGCGGGCGCGACTGACGAGGTATTCGCGAAGGATGGCAGGACCGGCGACGTATCCGCCGGCGGCGCCCAGGGCTTTGCCGAGGGTGCCCATGGGGATGTCGATGCGATGGGACAGGCCGAGAGCGTCGGCCCATCCGCGGAGGCCGGGGCCGGCCGTGCCGGTGGCATGGGCCTCATCCAGGAGCAGCCAGGCGTCGAATTCGTCCTTGATCCCGACGAGGTCCGGCAACGGCGCGACATCGCCATCCATGGAGAAGACGCTTTCGGTGAGGATGAGGACCTGGGCGGGGCGACCGCCGGGAGCGGGAGGCAGGGACCGGGTCCACTGGAGAATGCGCCGGAGGTCGTCGGGATCGTTGTGTCGGAACACACGCAACCGGGCACCGCTGAGGCGGGCGGCATCGACGAGGCAGGCGTGGGCGAGGCGGTCAAGGACGACACAATCGCCGGGCCCGACGAGGGCGGGAACGACACCGAGGGCGGTGGCATAGCCGCTGGAGAAGGCGAGGGCGGATTCGGATTGTTTGAAGGCGGCCAAGGCGTCTTCCAGATGATGATGCGGTGCGAGGGATCCGCAGATCAGGCGTGAGGCGGTGGAGCCGGCCCCGAAGCGGCGGGTGGCATCGAGGGCGGCGGCTTGAAGGCGTGGATGACGGGCGAGGCCGAGGTAATCGTTGGAGGCGAACGAGAGGAGGGAGCGGCCGTCGATCACGAGGCGGGGTCCGACAGACGGTTCGACCGGCTGAAGGGAGCGCCGGAGATGGCGGCGATCGAGGTCGGCCAGGCGGTCACGGAGGGAATCGGCGAGGGGCACGGTCGGGCGTTATGGTTAACCTCGGGGATGAAAAGGTGGGGCGTTGGGATGTTGGTTCATGGGTGACAGTAAAGCCATTGACGGGTTCGGGGATAGGGCTTACGGGAAGCGGCAGAGGCGGTAACGCCTTGGGTTCCTCCCGCCCAGCGGCACTGGTGCATTAGTGTCGCTGGGTTTCTTTTTTGGCGGCCGGGTGGGGGCCCGGGCGGAGGAGGACGAGGAGGGCGGGGAGGGAGATGAGTCCGGCGAGCATGGCGGCGACGACTCCGAAGGACATGACGAAGCCGAGGCTGACGATGCCCTGGTGGCGGGCCAGCATGAGGCTGGCGAAGCCGGCGACGGTGGTGAGGCCCGAGACGAGGACGGCTTTGCCGGTGCTGCGGGCGAGGATGGCGGGGTTCTGTTCCTCGGCGAAGCGGGTGAGGATGTGGACGCCGTAGGTGACGCCGATACCGACGACGAGGGGGAGGGTCATGATGTTGGCGGGATTGAAGGGGACACCGAAGAGGCCCATGAG
Above is a genomic segment from Verrucomicrobiia bacterium containing:
- a CDS encoding 8-amino-7-oxononanoate synthase; its protein translation is MPLADSLRDRLADLDRRHLRRSLQPVEPSVGPRLVIDGRSLLSFASNDYLGLARHPRLQAAALDATRRFGAGSTASRLICGSLAPHHHLEDALAAFKQSESALAFSSGYATALGVVPALVGPGDCVVLDRLAHACLVDAARLSGARLRVFRHNDPDDLRRILQWTRSLPPAPGGRPAQVLILTESVFSMDGDVAPLPDLVGIKDEFDAWLLLDEAHATGTAGPGLRGWADALGLSHRIDIPMGTLGKALGAAGGYVAGPAILREYLVSRARSLLFSTAPPPAAAAAATAALEIVASTEGPRLAACLTRCIDALHAGLAADGWTLPPPRTPILPLTVGDEAGAVRLSRALREEGCLVPAIRYPTVARGQARLRLTAGALHGPEEVATLLAALRRALDRTGIRPR